The Candidatus Acididesulfobacter guangdongensis region ATAACTGTAACGCTGCTCAATTATAAAAAAGACGGAACGCCGTTCTGGAATGAACTGCGCTTATCTCCGGTTAAGGATGAAAATGGAGAAGTAACGCATTATATAGGCTTGCAATTAGATGTGAGCAAAGAATTAGAAATGCGAAGGCAGCTTGAAGTAGCCGCCGTTAGCGACGCTTTAACAGAACTGCCTAACCGCAAAGCACTTGAGGAGCATTTGACTCAAGCCGTCGAGAGAGCGAATCGGAGCGGATTAGCGCTTGGCGTCGGTTTCATAGATATTGACGATTTTAAGCTTATTAACGATACTTACGGACATCAAGCTGGGGATAACTTTCTTAAAACCATCGCCAAAAGAATAACTCTCAGCATACGCAAGGTAGATTATGCAGCCCGTATCGGCGGCGATGAATTTATAGTGATTTTTGAAAATATTAATAAAGATAATATTGATGAACTCAAACCTCTGCTCGACAGGCTTCACGACGCTATTTCCGAGCCCATTGTTTTGTCTGACGGTATTATTGTAAAAGAAGAAGCCAGCATGGGTTTGGTTGTATGTTTCGACGGAAACTGCAATGATACCGCCGAAATAATGCGTAAAGCCGATTATGCGCTATATGCCGCAAAATCAGCCAAAGCTAACAGAAAGACATGGTGGGTGCTTGCCGATGAAGCAATTCCTGCGGTAGATATTGCTAAAGAATATATTGATACACCATATGGTGAAGAAGTTGCGCGTCTGTTAATTCCGGCTAAAAATAAATTGTTGGATATAAAAGATGAATTTATAGAACTATTTTACGATTCTCTGGCAATTTCAGACGGACCTAAAGAAGTGCTTTCCGAACTGACTAATGAAGAATTTGACCGCCTTAAATTAGAGCAGGGCAATCATTTTGAGAAAATGATAGACCCTTATCTGAACATGGAAGAGCACAAAAAAATAGCGGATGCAGCCGGTATTATACATGTGGGCAGCGGTATAGAAATAGACTGGTTGATAAAGTCATACGACCTTTATTTAAATATTCTGCAGCATAATCTAATGGGTTCTATAAGAATGAGGCCTGCCCTTTCTATAATTTCAAGAAGGCTCACTTTAGATGCGCGCTGGCAGATAGAAGTATATAAAGAGCTCGAAAAAGAAAGAAATGCGGCATTTAAAAAAATAGACGACTTAGTCTGGAAAGCGATAAATTACGGCGAACTTATAGAAGGTGCCGTCAATATACTTAGCGGCTTAAAAGAGATTTGCGGAGTAGTTATAGGAAGGACAGACGTTCAAGGAATATTCAGGGCTGAAGCTATAAACGGCATACCTATTGAAACTTATTTTACCGAATTGGATAACGGTATCGGCAGACCTGTTATGCGCGACTCAGGGCGTCCCGAAGGTCAGGGAAAAATTGGAGAAGCTTACCGTACAGGCGAAATTCAAATTGTTGTAAATTATATAAAGGATAAAAGCGTATTATTATGGAAGGATTTATACAAATCTCTCAATGCAAAGTCCGCCGCTATGGTACCGTTAAAATTAGACGAAGAAGTATTTGCCGTACTTGTAATATTTGTTCCTTTTGTTGGAGGATTCGGCAGTCCGGCGCATAAAGAATTCTTAAATTATCTGCACCACATAATTTCCCTCGGGCTTGAAAAATTAAAAACATCTGTTGATTTACCGGAGATGCAGAGTGTATCTCAACGCGGTATTCACCGCAAGCTTTTACACGGCGGCGGATTAGCAATGTACTATCAGC contains the following coding sequences:
- a CDS encoding diguanylate cyclase; its protein translation is MDSMDSNEIRTGNGDKNEIGIKEQNTAESNIAENNIVNNNTAENTVKIKIDTDAAADAAYNNYNYYTTADESNISKVSLIKDFNIIIKAVNAAKQGITIADISLPDQPLIFVNPAFLCLTGYPLNEIIGRNCRFLQGKDTDHDAVDKIRKAIKAGNEITVTLLNYKKDGTPFWNELRLSPVKDENGEVTHYIGLQLDVSKELEMRRQLEVAAVSDALTELPNRKALEEHLTQAVERANRSGLALGVGFIDIDDFKLINDTYGHQAGDNFLKTIAKRITLSIRKVDYAARIGGDEFIVIFENINKDNIDELKPLLDRLHDAISEPIVLSDGIIVKEEASMGLVVCFDGNCNDTAEIMRKADYALYAAKSAKANRKTWWVLADEAIPAVDIAKEYIDTPYGEEVARLLIPAKNKLLDIKDEFIELFYDSLAISDGPKEVLSELTNEEFDRLKLEQGNHFEKMIDPYLNMEEHKKIADAAGIIHVGSGIEIDWLIKSYDLYLNILQHNLMGSIRMRPALSIISRRLTLDARWQIEVYKELEKERNAAFKKIDDLVWKAINYGELIEGAVNILSGLKEICGVVIGRTDVQGIFRAEAINGIPIETYFTELDNGIGRPVMRDSGRPEGQGKIGEAYRTGEIQIVVNYIKDKSVLLWKDLYKSLNAKSAAMVPLKLDEEVFAVLVIFVPFVGGFGSPAHKEFLNYLHHIISLGLEKLKTSVDLPEMQSVSQRGIHRKLLHGGGLAMYYQPVINLKTGEFVKVEALARLKNGDTVLSPGQFLPSFKAECLYELYKKGLELMFEDYRLMLKENINVDVSINLPSYGLIDKRYAEITKKIIDGAKIFDTGSYTEDSFIQDIDIKSNKKINNKSTVASGNIRDKKRSGKLWIELLESDVLELNDIEKKFKPWIDMGVHFAEDDLGSGYSSLLRLRQLPFELVKIDQGLVRGAHHDPLTVIELIAHLTDLAQALDRVVVVEGLECRGLIEAATILGADFGQGYAIAKPMPVEDLVAWAHNAAKDGADYYIYSNLSVLPLSSSSSNADLGVNSDIKITFLGALANLLRFERRLKVVGISSLDNRAIISSEQCGLEDCIDKSNLKGTDLDEAHKILHNTAVKYDIHSAEYRSARENFIKLLRKYLPIDLNV